From Parcubacteria group bacterium:
CTGAAGATTATAAAATAGATAGGGATTATTTAAAAAAGGCTATATGTGATATTGAAGATGCTCATCCGGAAGAATTGATTTGTAGCAACGAGGAGATTGGTATACCACTGTTAGTAGTTTCGCCAGAAAAAGATTGCGAATTTGTCAAAAAAGCATATTTTTTACCTATACTTTGGGTTATTGGTTTTAATTCTGAAAAAGAATTATTGACCTTTTTAAATTCTAGAAAATATTACCTAGGATTAAATATTTTTAGTGATGACAATGCGTTTGTGGAGTTTATTATTGGGAGTACAAAATTTAGCCGTTATACAATTAATACAGCGCATACTAAAATAAGATCTTATGAGGGCTGGGGAGGTGTTTGGCCAAGTGGTTATGGCGGATATAAAAGTTGGCTTGAACATTTTACTAATCCCTATACTATTGTGCGAAAATAATTTTTTTACTTAATATTACTCGGCTATTTATTGAAATAGATATCCGAGTTAGCCTTAAGTAGTGGTTAATTGTTTTCTTGGTTAGACGAGTTCTTTTAAAAACTATTGCAATTGATAGGTGGGCAGTGTACATTGCCTGGTCTTGTTTCTCGAAATAGCTTATTTTGACATCATTGTCTTTTATCGATATACTAGCTATTGTAAACTTATTACATTAAACCTTGGAGGGAACAAATGAAAGAAACTAAACTAGTATTAGAAGAATCCCGAGTGGATGGAATTCTTAATCGGGGCGTAATCGTTGAAGTTCTGCCAACTAAGAAAGAATTTCGTGAGCGTCTTCTCAGTGGAGACAAAATGAAATTCTACATTGGTGCCGATCCTACATCAACCTCACTTCATCTTAGCCATGCTAAAAATTACATGCTTTTAGAAGATTTTCGCCGTCTTGGCCACGAGGTAATAGTGTTATTCGGCGATTTCACTGCTAGAATCGGTGATCCAACGGATCGTGCTACAGCAAGAAAGCAGCTTACGCGTGAAGAGGTCTTGGCTAATGTGCAAGACTGGATAAATCAAATCCGGCCACTTATGGATTTTGATGCCAAAGAAAATCCTCCACGTATAGTTTACAACCATGATTGGTTGTCTAAGTTAACAATGGAGGATGTGGTTAATCTGGCTTCAAATATGACCGTTCAACGTATGTTAGAGCGCGATATGTTTGAGAAAAGAATGAGGGAAGAGAAGCCGATTTTTCTCCACGAATTCATGTACCCGCTTATGCAGGGCTTTGACAGTGTAGCTTTGGAAGTTGATGTAGAGCTTTGTGGCACGGATCAGACTTTTAATGCGTTAGTTGGAAGGACTTTGCTTAAGAAGCTCAAAGGTAAGGATAAATTTGTGGTAGCTGTGCATTTAATGGAAAACCCTGTCACGGGAGAGTTGATGTCTAAGAGTCGCGGTACCGGCGTGTTCTTAAATTCAACACCGTTTGATATGTATGGCTCAATTATGGCTCAGTCCGATGAAATGACGCAGCATTTCCTTATTTGCAATACCAGGATTCCGTTAGATGAAGTAA
This genomic window contains:
- the tyrS gene encoding tyrosine--tRNA ligase, with product MKETKLVLEESRVDGILNRGVIVEVLPTKKEFRERLLSGDKMKFYIGADPTSTSLHLSHAKNYMLLEDFRRLGHEVIVLFGDFTARIGDPTDRATARKQLTREEVLANVQDWINQIRPLMDFDAKENPPRIVYNHDWLSKLTMEDVVNLASNMTVQRMLERDMFEKRMREEKPIFLHEFMYPLMQGFDSVALEVDVELCGTDQTFNALVGRTLLKKLKGKDKFVVAVHLMENPVTGELMSKSRGTGVFLNSTPFDMYGSIMAQSDEMTQHFLICNTRIPLDEVKKILQAKNPRDAKMIAAYEVTKVFHGEDATKEAQDKFIRLVQKKEFAEDVPEVVITNPSIGLFDLLRKGLNDDYSNTKIRQLIRQKSVKINGEVVDVPDEIIHLSGAVNVRVGKKVWFKVVR